The Malus domestica chromosome 17, GDT2T_hap1 genome contains the following window.
TTTTGGGGGAGGGgatgattttgggttttgagatATCGACAGGAGGAGCTCAATTGTCGGCAATGTCGTTATAAGAATGGACGAAGCGAGGAGAGGAAATCGGCAATCACAGCAATCCCCAGCAGACCAACGCATATCAACAGCAGCAGCCATGCCGATGTGTGCTTCGCCGAGGGCCTAGCCATCTCATATCAATGGaacctgagagagagagagagagagagagagagagagagagagagagagagagagagagagagagagagagagtcagtCACCGCCAACGGAGGAGGGATGGAGCTGCTGCACATACCGGCACAGATTAGTAATTGTTGCAGTGAGGCTGGAGCTACTTTTGTAATTATTGGTTTTCTCCGGGGTCAGAGaaaatttacttattttttctAGGATTTTATAGTGAAAATCGGCATAGCCACACAATTAATCGATCTTAGTTGGCGTTGAACTAGCCTCAAAttgatgtttttcttttttcctttaagAAAAGCACCACTTCaaattatttcatatttttcggCAAACAATAAGATAAATACATTACATTCATCTAAATTACGGAGAGATAATTTCGAGTACAGAACCTTGATGGATGGATAAATGTTCTTAACCAACAAAGCTAAAGTTCACTTGAAACCTCAAATCAATGTTCACAAAGCATATTAATGCACGAATATCTTATTGAAGAAGTTTACATTAGGTAGCCTCGACCGTGTAAATTATGAACGAAATGAACCATTGCTATCACGAATAATAACAACACTCCCCTGCAGAACCATCCTTCCAAGCACCATCGGCATTCACTTCAACAAATTTCCGCCACTGCTCTGCTCCTGACAAGCGACAAGACAACCGCAACGAGGTCCAGACTCCTTGTAAACAGCCAGACACCtacctagctagccttccaagTTTCCCAAACGCAGAAACATATGACACCAAATGCACCAACTCAGACATCTTCTAAAGTGAGTGTTCCCTCAACTACTGCGAAAATAGCACTGTCAGTTGAGATGGTTGAGGTACATCCATGCCATGTATCCTCTTGGGACGAGCGAGTTCTACACAAGTGATCGTAGATTTCATTCCAAGTTGCTCCATTGTCAAAGTGGTTAGTTCTGCGAACCTGCGTACACACCTGCATATACATACGCATTGTAAAGGAATGAGGATGAGCAGGAGATAACCGCGCTCATACCTGATAAATCATTGTGAGAAGACTTAATCTCTACGAGTTTATTCATTGTAAGTAAATATGCCATGAGATATATCAAATGCGTTCAATTTCGAATATGAACATACAGATAAAATCACTACTTACCGTGTTGTCCCATTTAACCCTGTCCGCCGGGTTGCTCCAAGACAGCATATAGTCGCAGTTGTTACCATCGGCGTTCTTGCCGCGATACACAACAGCGGAAGTAGAGCCATAACTATAACTGGGGTTTTTGACGGTCAGAAACGCAGCCCACTGGCCATTTCCAATCAATGGTGGGTACACTATGTCAACGCCAATCCAATCTTTCTGACCAACACATCTGACGGTGTCTCCTGTTGCATTGTAAATAAGGACGAGATTGGCGAGTTTTGTACCCGATTCGTCCTTCAAATGCTCGAGGTGTGCTCGTGCCTTCACGTAGTCCTTTCCCCTGGCTTTTTTCATATCCATTGCCGCGCGTGCCCTGTCGATTCTTGTTATTTTCCCAGATCTATACTCTGGCATACCCTCCAAAGTTGCGGTTGTGATGGGGTTGCCAAACACGTCTCTCCccatctccatctctctctctctctctctctctctctctctctctctctctctctctctctctctctctctctctctctctctctctctctctctctctctctctctccctccctccctccctctctctctctctctctctctctctctctctccctgccTCCCTCCCTCAAATTAGCATCTCAATTCCCCCATCTGAGCTGAAAGGAGTTCAAAGGACATAAATCACAGCTACTGGAAAAGGACTAATCAATTCAAATACTTTAATTCCAATCAGGGTATATATCCAACAGCAATTATTTGGAAATTGAAACcgaaaattaaaacttaatcCTAAATCAAATTATAACACCAACAGACATGAATTGAAATTGGAAATTAAACTAAACCCTAACTCATCCGTCATACCTATCTGGTTAAGCCTTCAATCTGGACAGTCGGTGCCGCCGTCAGCAGGATCCTGGTTTCAGACGAGGTTAGATTATTGGGAGATTTGGGATTGAACTCCCTTGGGCTGAAAGAAAGTCCTAACTAATCAGCAACTAATAAAACCGTTGACCATGTACATTTGCTCTATTGGTGCTTATATTTAAGGCATATTTGTTGATTTGCCTACAGAATTTGTATACAGCTGACAATTTTTCtcctgaactttaattttattcGATTATCctctgaacttttataattagctaATTTTCCTCTCAAACTTTGATTTTAGCCGATTACCCCCTGAATtcttataaatagccaattctCCCCCTGACGCTAGATTTTAAAAAGTTTCGTCCAATTTTCCGTCCATTTTGATCACGCAGACAACACATGACAACTGTATAAAGGTAAAAACAATGGAAAATTGGATGGATGGAAattggatgaaattttttaaaatctaacattacgaggatttggctatttataaaattttagggAGGTAACCTGCCAAAGTTCAAGTTCACAGggggaaattggctaattataaaagtttaagtggtaattggctaaaattaaagttcagagAGGAAAATTGGCAACTCTATACAAGTTTGAGAGGCAAACCGACAAATACCTCTATATTAATACAATCACATATAATTCATGTGTGTATATTTATTCGCATTCATGAGTTTGGTAACTATTTGAATAATTAGGTCGGATCagatttttatataatttaatttaagacATGAAAAAGATTAAAATTGTTATAGTCCTAATTTAGTTAgaaatatgattgtgtaaatcttgaGAATCCTTATTGGGATTCTGAAATTGGTACCATTGGAATATGttgtatataaaaattataatccgCTGAACTGACTAGTCAAGCCCACTAGTCACCTAAGATAGATTTGCTAGTTGATAAATTTGAGATTCAAATACCAATTTCAATCCCCAAAAAACTATCCTAGTCAGCAAGGCTATAGATCGTTGCAAGTTATTAATGTGTCAAGTGACCATGACAGTGAGCACATACCAATTAAATGTTCAATAGATATATGTACCATGTATGTGTATGTGGGATGTGTGACACAATAAACATAACTTGAACACAAGATATTTTTTACCCGAAAAACCAACCTCTGGGTTAAAAAAACCTAAGACTCTCCTctgagtccaatccactagtgtaaacaaaggttcatacaaagaccacacaagctcaattcctagatccCTATCTATGGAGtagctttacctttgtgcaaccttgcCTTACACGAGATGGACTTCTTCGGTCTGCACAAAGTGGCAGCTCATCTTGAGCTCATCACGTTGTGGCATCGAAACCAACATGATCAATTATATgatatgattttatgatatgCACATGAAATCTGGATTCAAATGACCAGTCAAACAATTGAAGGAAGAATCTAACTTGAATCCAAAAGTTTGGtctaaaaacgaatttaaagcTTAAAACCATACCAAGACATAAATGCAAAACCTTAAAACAATGCAATCCTAATATACAATGATTGGGTGTTTAATGCATGAGGAATGTTTGGCAGTTAGGGTTACATAAATTGAGAAGATGCAAGCTTAAAGCCTTTGAGGCAACTCTCTTTGTCTCTAAAAACTAAGTTCTAAACCCCCAACAACAATTTGAAACCCTAGAAGTTAATATACCCAAGGAAATCAAAATTTCCATTAGCCAACTTGTTCCCAGGACACTTATCAGCTGCAAAAGAGATCTAGGCAAATCAATGGCCAGAAATTTACTACCATCAGAAAGGTCAGCCCCAGTGTTTTAAAAATAGCCCTAGGCGTTGAGCGATGAAGCCCCGATGTGAAATTGGGAAAATCGTTACAGAAATCAGTCGAAAGTTAGGCGGTCGTCTAGGCGCACTCCCTAGGAGCTCTAGGCAGTGCTAGGCGGCATGTCTTGGCGGATTGAATCTTGTCATCTTTCGTCGCTGGTTTTGCTACTTCCGTTTCGAACTCGCTTCTTCGGCTCTATGCACAGTTCTCGCCATCGTCTTATGCTATGTTCTAAATAATGCTATCTCATTTAAGCAGACTCGCATCTGCAACTTGAACTCTCGCGACGTCAAACTCGAAGAAGAAGGGATTTATAGAGGGAAGATATgaaagaggaggaagacgaaacataaaaaaacctaatagaaaataagatgtgagagaggaagaggaaacggaataaaaaaaacccaaaataaagGGCACTCTGGTTTCCAAAGCATCAAAATGTGTTGTAGTGTGTGCACCACTCTTCTGTATTTACCATCATTGCCCACCCCAAGCcttatcattaaatattatGACTAATTTTTTCCTTAACCCTTCCCCCTCTTTCTAAGACTACAGAATGTTCTTGTAAATTATGGCCAATACCAGGTATATAAGTAGTGATTTCAAATCCAGAGGTTAAGCGTACTCTGACAACTTTACGTAAGACAGAGTTTGGTTTTTTGGGGGTGATAGTGGAAAAGTTGACAGATAAGTCACCTTACTGCCACTCTACAGAACCGTATATTAGATTTTCACCTCATACGGCTCTATTTTCTACACTATTAAATCTTTGATATAGGATTGAGACCTTGGGTAATGTGAAAGAGGTAGAGTGAATCTTTTGATCTGGCTCCATCGATTGCAGTGATATGGAAAAGGTGGAATGAAGGCATTGTGGCTGTTTTTTCTCCTTTGatgttgttattatttttttaaacacaaAATCATATTATATACTTGAAATATTATGTTACaaacttacacacacacacatatatgtgtgtgtgtgtgtgtggattaTTCTTTTGAAAAATAGCATATTAttcaatatttatttatatattatatagtaaaatttaattagtttatataatatataacaaatttactaaatCCGTCTAGTCCATTTAGGctcccgcctaggcgctaggcctcaATATGCCGCCCGACTAgtgcctagcgtcttttagaaccttggtcaATCCATGTGGGCTATCTTAATCTGTGTGCCTAGATAGTTGGAAGTTAGTGCGTAAAGTTGACTAGACAATCAGACTAGATAGAATGCAACACAAATAGAGATATGAAATGCACATGCATGAACAAACCTTTGAGTTGAAATGTGCCACTTCTTGAACATTTACTCCAGCAGTAACAACCCATAATCTGAGTATATTCTAAAGTTAGATTGAGCATGTGTGATGGTTCAATTACAATAtttgacaaggaaagccaaacaCTTAAAGCTAGACTTTACAGATTCTACAATACCTTATCTTTAGATAGTATCTTTTTTAAGTTATAATTCTTATTGGGTAAGGAATTTACCTTCCCTTCTATGATAAATAACGACACAATAGTTTGAGATCAGACACACCTTAAACTCTCTCACTATTGCTGTTGCACCCCTCTCTTTTCCGCTCTATAATTCTTCACTTAAAAAGGCTTATAACTGTTATCAGCACACTATAACATAATGCTAAGGAAATTGACGCTAAGGAACTAAAGGTTCGTGGAGGAGgttcttctacaaattcaaatgcTCAATTTCATTTTCTGGCATTCCTCATGATCCATGAACCcccaattttatatttttctatatatatatatatatatatatgtgtgtgtgtgtgtgcgcgcgcgcatTCATATGCAACTTATAAAATCACTATGTTacatttgtgagtcaaagaaacCGAAAGAAAACAGAAGCAcgaattttgggttttgaaaaccctataattgaaaaaatatatttttttttagggaaaTAGAAGCTAAGTCTTGGCCTAGAGCCACACCGCAGCCGAGTCGTGAACCTAGCCTAGCCAGCAGCTCAGGCATGGCTCCCTCTCTTAGACATCATCTTTTGGCATCTAGACCCAAGCCGGAACCCTGTCAAAAACTACAGAGAAGAACCCAGAACATTGTCAGGGCTTCCCTGCGCTATATTTCAACGATTTCACACTCCAAAACCAACCCAAAACACGAATTAAGGTCTAGGAAAttacctaaacccaaatttggACCAATGGAGGTTGAATCCACCTCGATTTCCAACACGATTTTTATGTTTAAAACCCTTAATATAGGATCAAGAACTTACCCAAGTGAAATGTAGGAGATTTCATAGAGAATTACAACTCAAACTCATTAGAGTTTATCCGTTTGCCTTTGTCGGAAATTGGAAACATGAAGGCAGTGTGCATGTAGAGGTTAGAACAACAATTTCACTCTCAAAACATCATAAATCTCGTCCCCATAAACCCAGAAATGGAAACAAGATGAGGAAGCTCCTTAGCCGTCTTCGAACTCGACAGTTTTCACCAGAGTTCGTCGCTGGAGTAGGGCAAACATGCACATAGTTAACGGGGTTTAAACCCACATATTTAAGTGCAAAAACCACCACATGAACATGTAGATAGCAGAAAGATTTACAAATTTAGAAAGAAGTTTCACCTGGGTTTGAGTTTGCCCTTACCTCGACTCGCTGCTTTGCAGCTTGATGGGTCGCTTGTGCATCCTTGTCCCGAAAGCCCAATGCTTACAGCTTTACTGTAGGGCCATGTACACATCAGCCAGCATAACCTTGATAGGCTGCAACCCTTTTTCGACCCAATGCTAATTTTTTGGCCATGTTTCTTTTTAGCTACACCCAATATTTTTGGGTGTCTTAGGCTAAAGCCCTATTAGTCTGTATTTTCAGAATTACTTAACCTGAAGCCAACTAAAGCTATATGACCTGAACATCattattattttcttccatgatTAACATGAATGGtctcgatctattgaattaatttaagTGACTAGCAATCCATTGCAGGGACCCAATGTTCTAACTATATTTCTATATATCTTTGATTTTCCATATAAATAACCACGATCTTGCTCCTTCCATTGcagggacatgtcgaacttgaataAACTCGAATTTACCGTTCTAGAAGTATCCGGAAGAAACTACCTAAAGTGGGTTCAAGAGTAATGGTTTAATAATGATTAAAGGGGACACTATTTGGATCGAAAATGAACATTGGGTCCAACCACAACCCAATTCTCTCAAATAAGCTCACTTCTTAGTGGGTATTTGattttggggtgtgctatctacacaccccattttacttctcacacaccctttgataatttctgtccattgatcttcttcgattcatccgatctgacggccgaaaattaaaaaggtgtgtgagaagtaaaatgaggtgtgtggatatcacatccttTGATTTTAACTAACACGTTTTGGACAATAACCGCCTAATATATGAAAAGTACTTTTGACATGGCGGGTTTGGGTGGCAAATCCCCCATTGTCCACACTGGAAGAGTTGTTTTGCAAGAAAAAGCACTTTT
Protein-coding sequences here:
- the LOC103435724 gene encoding 23 kDa jasmonate-induced protein-like, with product MEMGRDVFGNPITTATLEGMPEYRSGKITRIDRARAAMDMKKARGKDYVKARAHLEHLKDESGTKLANLVLIYNATGDTVRCVGQKDWIGVDIVYPPLIGNGQWAAFLTVKNPSYSYGSTSAVVYRGKNADGNNCDYMLSWSNPADRVKWDNTVCTQVRRTNHFDNGATWNEIYDHLCRTRSSQEDTWHGCTSTISTDSAIFAVVEGTLTLEDV